The following are from one region of the Vitis riparia cultivar Riparia Gloire de Montpellier isolate 1030 chromosome 9, EGFV_Vit.rip_1.0, whole genome shotgun sequence genome:
- the LOC117921741 gene encoding probable polygalacturonase At3g15720, with amino-acid sequence MVIFSSLSSTTNATSPYFDVMDYGAVGDGKTDDSQAFLKAWNETCKAQSPDATMNIPAKTFLVNPAKFWGPCVPTRINIQVAGQIIANTDQSLYSNNYWLHFAYLGGLTLTGSGTIDGQGAGSWPERKGVAALQLFSITDLEINGLTHTNPQKAHISMTGCNGVNINNITISAPEDSPNTDGIDIGYSSHIQIQNSKIGTGDDCIAISTNCSFINITDVTCGPGHGISIGSLGNPVYGGYDTVSEIHVRSCDFIGKNTTGVRIKTWQGGHGEVRNITYEYNKFYDIARPIVIDQFYCPDNACQNNTGTSAVAISDVSYTNMGGTSSGDDPAISLRCGDKNSCNNIVLDNVHIKNSDSTKPASADCLNVKGISSHAMLLLQLKLIAVFVIVLNEDQLKY; translated from the exons ATGGtaatattctccagcttgagcaGTACTACAAATGCAACCTCGCCTTATTTTGATGTGATGGATTATGGAGCTGTTGGTGATGGAAAAACCGATGATTCTCAG GCATTTCTGAAGGCGTGGAATGAAACGTGCAAAGCTCAGTCACCGGATGCTACCATGAATATACCAGCAAAGACATTCTTAGTGAATCCTGCCAAATTTTGGGGTCCATGTGTGCCAACCCGTATCAATATTCAG GTAGCAGGACAAATTATTGCAAACACTGATCAATCCCTGTACTCGAACAATTATTGGCTCCACTTCGCGTATTTGGGAGGGCTTACTTTGACTGGAAGTGGAACTATAGATGGTCAAGGGGCAGGTTCATGGCCAGAGCGAAAGGGAGTGGCC GCACTGCAATTGTTTTCTATCACAGACCTTGAAATCAACGGATTGACACATACCAATCCCCAAAAAGCCCATATCTCTATGACTGGTTGTAATGGAGTAAACATCAATAACATCACTATAAGCGCCCCTGAAGATAGCCCTAACACAGATGGCATTGATATTGGTTACTCAAGCCACATTCAAATCCAGAATTCCAAAATTGGAACAG GTGATGACTGCATTGCTATTAGTACAAATTGTTCCTTTATCAATATCACAGACGTCACGTGCGGACCAGGCCATGGTATCAG CATTGGATCACTTGGAAATCCTGTATATGGTGGCTACGACACAGTGTCAGAAATACATGTGCGGAGTTGTGATTTTATAGGAAAGAACACTACAGGAGTTAGGATCAAGACATGGCAG GGAGGGCATGGAGAAGTAAGGAATATAACATATGAATACAATAAATTCTACGATATCGCTAGACCAATCGTCATTGATCAATTTTACTGTCCTGACAATGCCTGCCAAAACAAT ACGGGTACCAGTGCAGTGGCAATAAGCGATGTATCATACACCAATATGGGTGGGACGTCAAGTGGAGACGACCCCGCGATATCTTTGCGTTGCGGTGACAAAAATTCCTGCAACAATATTGTGCTTGATAATGTCCACATAAAGAACTCGGATTCAACGAAGCCGGCTTCTGCTGATTGTCTCAATGTTAAGGGAATATCATCCCAT GCCATGCTTTTACTACAGCTCAAGCTAATCGCAGTTTTTGTGATTGTCCTGAATGAAGATCAGCTTAAGTACTAA
- the LOC117921742 gene encoding probable polygalacturonase At3g15720 → MAEAVALNKVSIKNKYSGPLVIDLFDRLAKANYFTKLDLHWGYYKVQIAVGNKLKMTMAWGRIVAPSRMSDYGSSHLDCWIRFWRVNGLTVRGNGQIDGQGAKWWQAFTAVSGSNGATISNLTITAPDSSPNTDGIDISDSTNIHIYDSTIGTGDDCIALSNQTSQIYVKGVVCGPGHGIREGLDMPGKLHSKNIKLDNIENPIIIDQYYCLHKTDCQSMKSAVQISDVSFTSATDDAIKAKLQYAMQDFSILICLILSMASSGSSNVALNGRTTTFNVLDFGAIGDGVTDDSQAFLKAWNAVCTARTTSAMLIIQRKKTFLLSPTVFSGPCKPPQIHVLVLGDITAPKTRSAWGRSSYWLIFQYIDGFIINGKGTLDGQGSSWWPSLYYKQELLNYTNSYALGFSFCNNLQIYGLNVVNSPSKHVKLFRCNGAILSNLNIKAPKESPNTDGIVIGECSQIQVHDNNIGTGDDCVAILKGSSNINISRVACGPGHGISIGSLGMNGAYDTVEEIHVQDCSFTGTQNGIRIKTWQGGSGYARKISFQGITLNAAENPIIIDQYYCPQLHCPNKTSAVKVSDISYTGVQGTSMTKTAINLRCSQSMACTNIELNRINITSVGQKFITSSFCLNAHGRASRSIPNLRCLMK, encoded by the exons GCGTGGGGACGTATTGTGGCACCTTCGAGAATGTCAGACTACGGTTCTAGTCACTTAGATTGTTGGATTCGCTTCTGGCGTGTGAATGGACTCACTGTCAGAGGAAATGGACAAATTGATGGCCAGGGTGCTAAGTGGTGGCAAGCTTTTACAGCT GTATCAGGCAGCAATGGTGCAACCATCTCCAACCTCACGATAACTGCTCCCGACTCAAGCCCCAACACTGATGGCATTGATATTTCCGACTCAACAAACATTCACATTTATGACTCTACCATTGGAACTG GCGATGATTGTATTGCTTTAAGTAATCAAACCTCCCAAATTTATGTCAAAGGTGTAGTATGTGGTCCCGGCCATGGTATAAG ggAGGGTCTGGATATGCCAGGAAAATTACATTCAAAAAACATTAAGCTCGATAATATTGAGAATCCCATCATCATCGACCAGTATTACTGTCTCCATAAAACAGATTGCCAGTCTATG AAATCTGCAGTCCAAATAAGTGACGTATCATTTACATCTGCAACAGATGATGCCATCAAAGCTAAGCTGCA ATATGCTATGCAGGATTTTTCTATCTTGATTTGCTTAATTTTGAGCATGGCCTCATCTGGATCAAGCAATGTTGCACTTAATGGTAGAACCACTACTTTTAATGTGCTAGATTTTGGAGCGATTGGAGATGGAGTGACAGATGATTCTCAA GCTTTTCTGAAGGCATGGAACGCAGTTTGCACTGCCCGAACAACCAGTGCCATGCTTATAATTCAAAGGAAGAAGACATTCTTGTTGAGCCCTACGGTCTTCAGCGGCCCATGCAAACCTCCTCAAATACATGTTCTG GTTTTAGGAGATATTACTGCACCTAAAACAAGATCAGCATGGGGACGCTCAAGTTATTGGCTCATTTTCCAGTACATAGATGGGTTTATTATCAATGGAAAGGGAACACTTGATGGGCAAGGGTCTAGTTGGTGGCCATCACTCTATTATAAACAGGAACTACTGAATTATACTAATTCATAT GCATTGGGATTCTCTTTCTGCAATAATCTTCAAATCTATGGACTAAATGTTGTCAACAGCCCTAGTAAACATGTTAAACTATTCAGATGCAATGGTGCAATTCTCTCAAACCTTAACATAAAGGCCCCTAAAGAAAGCCCTAATACAGATGGTATTGTCATTGGCGAGTGTAGCCAAATTCAAGTGCATGACAACAACATTGGAACCG GTGATGACTGTGTTGCTATTCTTAAGGGGTCCTCCAATATAAACATTAGCCGTGTAGCATGTGGACCTGGCCATGGTATAAG CATTGGAAGTTTAGGAATGAATGGAGCATATGATACAGTAGAAGAAATACATGTACAAGACTGTAGTTTCACCGGAACTCAGAATGGAATAAGGATCAAGACATGGCAG GGAGGGTCTGGATATGCCAGGAAGATCTCATTCCAGGGTATTACACTCAATGCAGCCGAAAACCCTATCATCATCGACCAATATTATTGTCCTCAGCTTCACTGCCCAAACAAA ACATCGGCAGTTAAGGTGAGCGACATTTCATACACTGGAGTTCAAGGGACGTCAATGACGAAGACTGCCATAAATTTGAGATGTAGTCAAAGCATGGCTTGCACAAACATTGAGCTGAACCGAATCAACATAACATCAGTGGgacaaaaatttataacttcttcattttgtcTCAATGCCCATGGAAGAGCTAGTAGATCCATTCCGAATTTGCGTTGTCTAATGAAATAA